A single genomic interval of Prionailurus viverrinus isolate Anna chromosome A2, UM_Priviv_1.0, whole genome shotgun sequence harbors:
- the SELENOK gene encoding selenoprotein K, translating to MVYISNGQVLDSRSQSPWRLSLITDFFWGIAEFVVLFFKTLLQQDVKKRRGYGNSSDSRYDDGRGPPGNPPRRMGRINHLRGPSPPPMAGGUGR from the exons GACAAGTGTTGGACAGCCGGAGTCAGTCCCCATGGAGATTATCTTTGATAACAGATTTCTTTTGGGGAATAGCTGAGTTCGTGGTTTTGTT TTTCAAGACTCTGCTTCAGCAAGatgtgaaaaagagaagaggcTACGGAAACTCCTCTGATTCCAGATATGATGATGGAAGAGG gcCACCAGGAAACCCTCCCAGAAGAATGGGTCGAATTAATCATCTGCGTGGCCCTAGTCCTCCTCCAATGGCTGGTGGATGAGGAAGGTAA